The following is a genomic window from Macrococcus sp. 19Msa1099.
CAATAGTTTAGCATATATTGTGACATATAGTATTGATTCAGTAACGATGAGAATGAATGCTATAAAAGTATGGTTGCCAATTCCTGATAAAGATGAAGCTGTTTTAGTGGATGATTTGACCGAGTTATTGAGAGAAATTGAAAGTGCTTCTCCAAGTATGATTACTGAAGAACACATAAAGGTCCTTAGTAAAGATGAGAGTTATTATGAATTGGATGCTACAGAATATGGTATAAGCTTAGATATTGAAGTAGAGGCGAAAAATAAATGATGACAGCCTCTAAATGAAAGAGGTTTTAATATGTTTATAGGAAAAAATCTCAATACTATTAGGATGTTGAGAGGATACAGTAGAAAAGAATTAGCAGGTAAAATAAATGTAACAGAACAAGCAATATGGCAGTATGAAGTAAAAAATTTAATGCCGGATATAAAGAATATTTATGATTTATCACAAATATTTAATGTGAAAACCAATTTTTTCTTAAATGATATCCATAAGATATTTGACGATGATTTAAATGTTAAAAGGAGTCATATTGCATTCAGGTCATTAAATCATAATATTAATAATAAAATAATTTATAAACAGCATATGCAAGCAGTTTTTCTTAATAATTTGACGAATTTACTTTATGGATTTCTTAAAGTACCAGATTCACTTTTTATAAAATTATCTTCAGAGGTACAGAATATTATAGAAAAAAGTGGTTCAAGAAATGACACCATAGCTGAAGTAGCAAAGGTTGCAAGAAATTATTTGATGCCAAATGAATACAGCAGTAAAGACTTATTATTTAATTTAGAAAAATCAGGGATCATTATTTATGAAAAACAGATAGATGAAGATGCCGATGCATATAGTTTTTGGACAGAAGATAAAAAACATGCATTTATCATCTTAGGAAATGATAAAAACATAGCTGTGCGTAGATCATTTGATTTATCACATGAACTGGGTCATTTATTATTACATCAGAATGTTGAATTTGAATTATTAGACACTAAAGAATACAGAGTAATAGAAGAGGAAGCGAATATATTCGCTTCTATGTTCTTGTTACCAGAAGATGAATTTAAAAAAGATTTTGATCAGATAAATAAAAAATCTAACCCGGATTCATACATCATGATAAAAGAGAAATGGTTTGTATCATATCAAATGATTGCTGTAAGAGCATATAAACTTAATTTAATTAGCCAGCAACAATATAGATACTTTTGGATGTCCATAAACAAAAAAGGTTATAAAAAGAGAGAACCTTTAGATGATAAACTGATAATTGATCGTCCAATGAAAATTAAGAGTATTTTTAAACTCTTATTTAATAATAATGTTATTAATATTGAAAAAGTATTAGAAGAAATGCATGTTGAAATTGACTTTCTGAGTGAATATACAGGAATAGAAAAAGATTTCTTTAAAGAATATCTTTCTGAAAAACAGAATTCATCAATGTTTATAGAAAAAAACTTTAAAATAAAAAATTAGATATATTAAAAATAAAACCCCAATTACAAATGTAACTGTAATTGGGGTTCTATTTATAAATAAGAAAGGAGTCGCTAATATGAATTCCCCGAGAGCACCAACTGAATAACTGTTTTAAGGGACATAGCCATCAGGTAACGAAAATTACTTGATGGCTTTTTATTATTTAAATTAAAGGAGAATATAGAAATGAACAAAAAATTAATAAGCAAGAAAAACAAGACATTAAAGATACTTCTAGCATCAGGCGTTATCGCCGCACCATTATTAGTATCATATCAAGTAGATGCAGCTGAAGTAACTGTGAAAGATGGAGAATTACGCGCTGTAGAAAATAACTTTTTAATTATTCCTGATGCTGGTAAAGAGATTAAACCGATAGTCACAGTTACAGGCGTAACGCCAAAATCAGTGACTAAACCGACAAATAACGAATATCAGACGGCGGACTACTATATGGAAAAGAATGAGAACTTTGACTCTCATACTTTCCGTCGATTCCAAGATGGGTTTGGCGGAACAAGCATTAGACTAGACCAAGCAACCTCAGAAAAAGCCGTCATTACAGTCCTCTATAAACAACAGGCAACATATAAAGGTGAGCCTGTTGATGTGAAGATGACATTCTCCAATATTAAGGGTGAAACTAATCCATCTGCAGGAGAAATGAAAGACGTGGGATTTATGATTTCAGATAATATGTTCTCCGGATATTATTATTTGAATGCTAGAGATTTCGACGTTAATGTCGAATTCATTAAAAAAGATGGGTCAAAAGTTGTATTCAACAATGATGCATATTTCACATTTAACTCATTGAACTATTATGAGGGTAATCCTAATGTTACAAGCCTGTATAAAAACGAATCAAGTGAATACGTTGGATATAAGAATCAAGATCCTTCATCAGATACTTACTTAACGGCAGATACCAATGTTAAATCTATGACTGTTGATGGAAAGAAAGTATATGGTGGTACTGTTGGTGAATTTACGGATAAGTTAGGTGGAGAAACATTTAAACGAAATACTGTATCATTCCAGGTTAAAGGAGATTCACTAGATTTCGCAGTTGGTACGACAAATCGCTATGGTGCATGGAATTCTATTAGTTCATCCACACTATTTGACGTAGCCCCTAAGAAGCCGTATAAAACTGTAACTGATTCAGATGAGGTAAATAAAACAATGAATACGTTTGAAACAGGTGAGGTATTAACGTTCAAAGTAAACCAGCCAACACAAACATTGGGTGTGGACGCATTACAACGTTATAGTCAGTTTGCGATTGTAGATAATCTACCTAAAAACACTACTTATGTTGAAGGTTCAGCACGATTACTAGATAGCACTGGTAAAGCTGTAAGTGTATCACCGACATCATTCACATATTCAAAAGATACGCATACATTGATGTTCAATGGTGATGCAGAATTTCTAAACACGATGAATATGGATGGTAAGAACTATACAATAGAATTTAAAGCGAAACCTATTGATGGATTAAAAGAAGGAGATGTAGTTGATAATGTCGCAAAATCAATTATCAACAAAGCCGAGTATCCAACGAATCATACTGTATCTAAAACACATATCCCTACAGCAAGCACTGTTAAAAAGATGGTAGATGCGAAAATACCAGTGAATGGTGGAGTGCCTACAGTCGAGGAAGGAACTGCATTTAACTATTTTGTCGATTACACAATCACAGATAGTAAATTAAATAATAGGTTAGTCCTAACTGACGACCTAGAAGATGTACTTGATGCAAAAGCCATTAAGGTTTTAGATGAAAAAGGAACAGATATTACATCTAAAGGAACTGTTAATGTTGATGATGCAAAAGAATTAATTACATGGACTGCAAAAACACCTTCTGAATTTGCTGGCCAAAAGTTAAAAATGCAAGTGACAGCAGTATTAAAAACAAAAGCAGATTTAACGCCTTACACAAAAGAAGGAAAAATTGAAATTCCAAACGTTGCAAAATTAACAACTAAAGAAGGTGTTAAGTCATCTAATCCTGTTGTCGTCAAACCTGTACTTAAATACACATTGGGTGATTCAGTATGGAATGA
Proteins encoded in this region:
- a CDS encoding XRE family transcriptional regulator, with the protein product MFIGKNLNTIRMLRGYSRKELAGKINVTEQAIWQYEVKNLMPDIKNIYDLSQIFNVKTNFFLNDIHKIFDDDLNVKRSHIAFRSLNHNINNKIIYKQHMQAVFLNNLTNLLYGFLKVPDSLFIKLSSEVQNIIEKSGSRNDTIAEVAKVARNYLMPNEYSSKDLLFNLEKSGIIIYEKQIDEDADAYSFWTEDKKHAFIILGNDKNIAVRRSFDLSHELGHLLLHQNVEFELLDTKEYRVIEEEANIFASMFLLPEDEFKKDFDQINKKSNPDSYIMIKEKWFVSYQMIAVRAYKLNLISQQQYRYFWMSINKKGYKKREPLDDKLIIDRPMKIKSIFKLLFNNNVINIEKVLEEMHVEIDFLSEYTGIEKDFFKEYLSEKQNSSMFIEKNFKIKN
- a CDS encoding isopeptide-forming domain-containing fimbrial protein, with protein sequence MNKKLISKKNKTLKILLASGVIAAPLLVSYQVDAAEVTVKDGELRAVENNFLIIPDAGKEIKPIVTVTGVTPKSVTKPTNNEYQTADYYMEKNENFDSHTFRRFQDGFGGTSIRLDQATSEKAVITVLYKQQATYKGEPVDVKMTFSNIKGETNPSAGEMKDVGFMISDNMFSGYYYLNARDFDVNVEFIKKDGSKVVFNNDAYFTFNSLNYYEGNPNVTSLYKNESSEYVGYKNQDPSSDTYLTADTNVKSMTVDGKKVYGGTVGEFTDKLGGETFKRNTVSFQVKGDSLDFAVGTTNRYGAWNSISSSTLFDVAPKKPYKTVTDSDEVNKTMNTFETGEVLTFKVNQPTQTLGVDALQRYSQFAIVDNLPKNTTYVEGSARLLDSTGKAVSVSPTSFTYSKDTHTLMFNGDAEFLNTMNMDGKNYTIEFKAKPIDGLKEGDVVDNVAKSIINKAEYPTNHTVSKTHIPTASTVKKMVDAKIPVNGGVPTVEEGTAFNYFVDYTITDSKLNNRLVLTDDLEDVLDAKAIKVLDEKGTDITSKGTVNVDDAKELITWTAKTPSEFAGQKLKMQVTAVLKTKADLTPYTKEGKIEIPNVAKLTTKEGVKSSNPVVVKPVLKYTLGDSVWNDINKDGKQDTTEKGIPGAKVEVKDKDGKVVATTTTDKDGKYVVKGLPAGDYTVDFTPPKEYTPVDKSKLSQTIKLDKDNMDADLGLLIPTPPPAPKDPTKTVVDKSVLDTNDKEVDATEVKKATDYKYHVSTTVTDKKDIKSLEIQDDLEDVLEAKSAKVLDKDGKDITAEGTLTIDEEKEIITWKAKEPAKYSSQKLLLEVVAQVKKDANLSKYADKDGNIIIPNTANVIVDGTTTPSDKVDVTVLKDPSKTVVKKSASDDTLEVGQSYSYSVETTVTDDKNVKEVTLIDDLEDVLEAKTAKVLDKDGKDITAEGILTIDEEKEIITWKAKDGSKYVGQKLTLAIDTFIKKDADLSKYTSEDGKVVIPNTAKTIVGIDKDGKIVEEEIESNKVDVTTTPKAEEPTTEEPTTEEPTSEEPTTEAPTTERPESVVVPTTTETPSVEKIEKPKTQSILPHTGSKSLDFLLYAGAAISLFGAVGYFVCRKKFSEE